A portion of the Actomonas aquatica genome contains these proteins:
- a CDS encoding ABC transporter permease codes for MINLAGRDILHSWGKFVFTGVGLGLLIGVTLTMAGVYRGLVADGRALLDNSGADLWVVQHGTLGPYAEPSQLPDDLYRRVLALPGVDAAANVTYLTMQVRHGGRDVRAMVVGVVPGGPDAPGHPGFLIAGRHLTRAHYEAIADVASGLRIGDRITLRRHTYDVVGLTRRMVSSAGDPMIFIPLKDAQAEQFLKDNDAILQQRRRTTANPELNRPGVPGLLAAILGTQTTTNSVNAILVRLTPGINPETAAAPIRRWQRLEVYTRAQMEDLLVRKLIATSARQIGLFLVILALVSAAIVAFIIYTLTLGKIREIAVLKLIGTRNRTIAGMILQQAVGLGLIGFAVGRIVAASWAPFFPKYVLLVPADTARGLGVVVALCVVASLVAIRAALRVDPAEAIGG; via the coding sequence ATGATCAATCTCGCCGGCCGCGACATCCTGCACAGTTGGGGCAAGTTCGTCTTCACCGGCGTGGGCCTCGGGCTGTTGATCGGCGTCACCCTCACCATGGCCGGCGTCTACCGCGGACTCGTGGCCGACGGCCGGGCCCTGCTCGACAACAGCGGAGCCGATCTTTGGGTCGTGCAGCACGGCACCCTCGGCCCCTACGCGGAACCGTCCCAATTGCCCGACGACCTCTACCGCCGCGTGCTCGCCCTGCCCGGCGTGGACGCCGCCGCCAACGTCACCTACCTCACCATGCAGGTGCGTCATGGCGGACGCGACGTACGCGCCATGGTGGTAGGCGTCGTGCCCGGCGGACCCGACGCTCCCGGCCACCCGGGATTTCTCATCGCCGGGCGACACCTCACCCGCGCCCACTACGAGGCCATTGCCGACGTCGCCTCCGGTCTGCGGATCGGCGACCGCATCACCCTGCGCCGCCATACCTACGACGTGGTCGGCCTCACGCGCCGCATGGTCTCGTCGGCCGGCGATCCCATGATCTTCATCCCCCTCAAGGACGCCCAGGCCGAACAATTCCTCAAAGACAACGACGCCATCCTGCAACAACGCCGTCGTACCACCGCCAACCCGGAACTCAACCGGCCGGGCGTGCCGGGCCTGCTCGCCGCGATCCTCGGCACCCAAACCACCACCAACTCGGTCAACGCCATCCTGGTGCGCCTGACTCCCGGCATCAATCCCGAAACGGCCGCCGCGCCCATCCGCCGCTGGCAGCGTCTCGAAGTCTACACCCGCGCCCAGATGGAGGATCTCCTGGTGCGCAAACTCATCGCCACCTCCGCCCGCCAGATCGGCCTCTTCCTCGTCATCCTCGCCCTCGTCAGCGCGGCCATCGTGGCCTTCATCATCTACACCCTCACCCTCGGCAAGATCCGCGAGATCGCCGTGCTCAAACTCATCGGCACCCGCAACCGCACCATTGCCGGCATGATCCTGCAGCAGGCCGTCGGACTGGGCCTAATCGGGTTCGCCGTCGGCCGCATCGTCGCCGCCAGTTGGGCGCCCTTCTTCCCCAAATACGTGCTGCTCGTGCCCGCCGACACCGCCCGCGGGCTGGGCGTCGT
- a CDS encoding efflux RND transporter periplasmic adaptor subunit, whose translation MKLSPHRRRSLALFGAIFALLGAFFYAALRTGPLAAVPVVTAAVTEQSVQPTLFGIATVEARLRHKIGPTLPGRVLHLTVDVGDLVHAGQVLGEMDPVGFNHRVNAQEALLARAHSALAETEARIAEASARQDFAELQLRRQRALFATQTVSQEDLDTAEQASRIAAAAVASARAQQAVARDEIARVTADLAVLRQQQADLRFVAPVDGLVIARHVEAGTTVVAGQPVIELIDPQSLWMNVRFDQSLAAGLHPGLPAQIVLHSQTRRVLTGRVLRVEPVADTITEEVLAKVVFDAPPHPLPPLGELGEVTVTLPALPAAPVVSHAALRRHGGHLGVWQWEDGALAFIPVRTGGHDLDGQTVLLNGPTPGRLVVTYSQSPLDTRSRVQVVSTLVASRP comes from the coding sequence ATGAAACTCTCGCCCCATCGTCGTCGTTCGTTGGCCCTGTTTGGCGCCATCTTCGCGCTGCTCGGCGCGTTCTTCTATGCCGCCCTGCGCACCGGTCCGCTCGCCGCCGTGCCCGTCGTGACGGCGGCCGTCACGGAGCAATCCGTGCAACCCACGCTCTTTGGCATCGCCACCGTCGAGGCCCGTCTCCGGCACAAGATCGGTCCCACCCTGCCTGGTCGCGTCCTCCACCTCACGGTCGATGTTGGCGACCTCGTCCACGCCGGCCAGGTGCTGGGCGAGATGGACCCGGTGGGCTTCAATCATCGTGTCAACGCGCAGGAAGCACTGCTCGCCCGCGCGCACTCCGCTTTGGCCGAGACGGAAGCCCGCATCGCGGAGGCGAGCGCCCGCCAGGACTTCGCCGAACTACAACTGCGGCGTCAGCGGGCCTTGTTCGCCACACAGACCGTCAGCCAGGAGGACTTGGACACCGCCGAGCAGGCCAGCCGCATCGCCGCCGCCGCCGTTGCCAGCGCTCGCGCCCAGCAGGCGGTCGCCCGCGACGAGATCGCCCGGGTCACGGCAGATCTCGCGGTGCTGCGCCAACAGCAGGCCGATCTGCGCTTCGTCGCACCCGTGGACGGACTGGTCATCGCCCGCCATGTCGAAGCGGGCACCACCGTCGTCGCCGGCCAGCCCGTGATCGAACTCATCGATCCCCAATCGCTGTGGATGAATGTTCGTTTTGACCAATCGCTGGCCGCCGGTCTCCACCCCGGTCTGCCCGCCCAGATCGTGCTGCACTCCCAAACGCGCCGCGTCCTCACCGGGCGGGTCCTGCGGGTTGAACCCGTGGCGGACACCATCACCGAGGAGGTGCTCGCCAAGGTCGTTTTCGACGCCCCGCCCCACCCGCTGCCGCCACTCGGCGAACTGGGCGAGGTCACCGTGACGCTGCCCGCCCTGCCCGCCGCGCCGGTTGTGAGCCATGCCGCGCTGCGGCGGCACGGCGGCCACCTCGGGGTGTGGCAATGGGAAGACGGTGCGCTGGCCTTCATCCCCGTGCGCACCGGCGGCCACGATCTCGACGGTCAAACGGTTTTGCTCAACGGTCCGACGCCGGGTCGCCTCGTCGTGACCTACAGCCAATCCCCCCTCGACACCCGCTCTCGGGTGCAGGTCGTCTCCACCCTCGTTGCCAGTCGGCCATGA
- a CDS encoding TetR/AcrR family transcriptional regulator — protein sequence MPRPTSHPPAATVHSPSRHLPADERRALTVSAVIDLAARRNPEEITTAAIAAEMQLTQGALFRHFPTKEALWQSVMAWVAEQLLATLDKANTPGAALATLEAMFLAHLQFVARHPGVPRLIFAELQRAEDTAAKIAVRSLLGAYATRIRAVIERGQANAEIDPSLNPVVIAPVFIGTIQGLVMQSLLSGKPSQLRSSGPTVFALLRRSLLPSSP from the coding sequence ATGCCACGCCCGACTTCCCACCCGCCCGCCGCAACGGTGCATTCCCCCTCCCGCCACCTGCCCGCCGATGAACGGCGGGCGCTCACGGTCTCGGCGGTGATCGATCTGGCGGCGCGCCGCAACCCGGAGGAGATCACCACCGCCGCCATCGCGGCGGAGATGCAGCTCACTCAGGGGGCTCTGTTTCGCCATTTTCCCACCAAGGAGGCCTTGTGGCAGTCCGTCATGGCGTGGGTCGCCGAACAGCTGCTCGCGACTCTGGACAAAGCCAACACCCCCGGCGCGGCCCTCGCCACTCTGGAGGCGATGTTTCTGGCCCACCTTCAGTTTGTGGCACGCCACCCGGGAGTGCCGCGATTGATTTTTGCCGAGCTGCAGCGCGCGGAGGATACGGCCGCGAAGATCGCGGTGCGCAGCTTACTCGGAGCCTACGCCACGCGCATCCGCGCGGTGATTGAACGCGGTCAGGCCAACGCTGAAATCGATCCCTCGCTTAATCCCGTCGTCATCGCGCCCGTGTTTATCGGCACGATCCAGGGTCTCGTCATGCAATCCCTGCTCAGCGGCAAACCCAGCCAACTGCGGTCGAGCGGCCCGACCGTCTTTGCCCTGCTGCGGCGCAGTCTCCTGCCCTCTTCGCCATGA
- a CDS encoding MOSC domain-containing protein gives MPAPIGHLRHVLTGRIAPLSRPGASSAIDKKPVAGPVAIEALGLFGDEQADRRVHGGPDKAVLLYSIDHYAAWRTELGPLPRLNRPGAFGENLAVAGLSESDVCLGDRWRVGKQVTLEITQGRQPCWKLADRFDVPDMVQRVHATLRTGWYARVLKPGSVAVGDSLTCLARPHPRWPIRRLTALLYHESASIGDLASALTLPLPDGWRRRIAARLGWTETTDTTDDLRIHGPMTR, from the coding sequence ATGCCCGCGCCCATCGGACACCTCCGCCACGTGCTCACCGGCCGCATCGCGCCCCTCTCGCGCCCCGGCGCGAGCAGCGCCATCGACAAGAAACCGGTCGCCGGCCCGGTCGCGATCGAAGCCCTCGGCCTCTTCGGCGACGAGCAGGCCGACCGCCGCGTCCACGGTGGTCCCGACAAAGCCGTGCTTCTGTATTCCATCGATCACTACGCCGCCTGGCGGACCGAGCTCGGCCCCCTCCCGCGCCTCAACCGCCCCGGCGCGTTTGGCGAAAACCTCGCCGTCGCCGGCCTCAGCGAGTCCGACGTCTGCCTCGGCGACCGCTGGCGTGTCGGTAAACAGGTCACGCTGGAAATCACTCAGGGCCGCCAGCCCTGCTGGAAACTGGCCGATCGCTTCGACGTGCCGGACATGGTGCAACGCGTGCATGCCACCCTGCGCACCGGCTGGTATGCCCGCGTCCTGAAACCGGGCTCCGTGGCCGTCGGCGATAGCCTCACCTGCCTCGCCCGCCCGCATCCGCGCTGGCCGATCCGTCGCCTCACCGCGTTGCTTTATCACGAGTCCGCCTCGATCGGCGACCTTGCCTCCGCGCTCACCCTGCCCCTGCCCGACGGCTGGCGCCGTCGGATCGCCGCGCGCCTCGGCTGGACCGAGACGACGGACACCACCGACGACCTCCGTATCCACGGCCCCATGACCCGATGA
- the ric gene encoding iron-sulfur cluster repair di-iron protein has product MGELVRAVPARARVFEKLRIDYCCGGKKPLAEACAQRGLDAATVLTMLEAIELGEAGVVNADALSIGELCEHIERSHHDYLRQELPRLDFMTRKVAAVHGAEEPRLMEIRQVFEGFAAEIVHHTHDEEQVVFPRLRAIESPEGAGVTPDELRGIFAQLEEEHDGAGAALEKFRALTDDFTPPEWACNTFRALYDSLHQLERDMHQHVHKENNVLFPRALAALGN; this is encoded by the coding sequence GTGGGTGAACTGGTGCGCGCCGTGCCGGCGCGAGCCCGCGTTTTTGAAAAGCTGCGCATCGATTATTGCTGCGGCGGAAAGAAGCCTTTGGCCGAGGCGTGCGCGCAGCGCGGGCTGGATGCGGCGACGGTGCTGACCATGCTGGAAGCGATCGAGCTCGGCGAGGCGGGCGTTGTGAATGCCGACGCTCTGTCAATCGGTGAACTGTGTGAACACATCGAACGCAGTCACCATGACTATCTGCGACAGGAGTTGCCGCGGCTGGATTTCATGACGCGCAAGGTCGCGGCGGTGCATGGCGCGGAGGAACCGCGCCTGATGGAGATCCGGCAAGTGTTTGAAGGCTTTGCGGCCGAGATCGTGCATCATACTCATGACGAGGAGCAGGTGGTGTTTCCGCGGTTGCGCGCCATCGAGAGTCCGGAGGGGGCGGGGGTGACGCCGGACGAGTTGCGGGGAATTTTTGCGCAGTTGGAGGAGGAGCACGACGGGGCCGGCGCGGCGCTGGAGAAGTTCCGCGCGTTGACCGACGACTTCACGCCGCCGGAGTGGGCCTGCAACACGTTCCGTGCGCTCTACGATTCGCTACACCAGTTGGAGCGCGACATGCACCAGCACGTGCACAAGGAGAACAATGTGCTGTTCCCGCGCGCCCTGGCGGCGCTGGGAAACTAA
- a CDS encoding hybrid sensor histidine kinase/response regulator gives MSEDLQALKLRALDAAENAIMITDCDGIILWVNPAWERLTGYPAAEAVGQTPRILKSGVQDAAFYEGFWRTVLAGKSVKGEVVNRRKDGSHYTELETITPVLDKAGRVSHFIAVKQDITESRRVEENLRQTQKLEALGHLAGGVAHDFNNLLTVIRGQAQLAALERGVGEALRGSLEEIERAADQAASLTRQLLVFSRRQAWQPAVFDVAQTLRRASRLWTRLAGDHIRCELDIEHDPVAWQVRGDESMIEQVVMNLVVNARDAMPAGGSINIRALRREATGEEVRDGVAVVGSAGMVVELVVADAGTGMPPEVCERVFEPFFSTKGPGKGTGLGLATVYAVVRRHGGAVRIASEVGRGTVVTVVLPLTEEAIPESVGRVAEGTTDLGAVSVWVVEDDLAVRRFVRDTLVRQGAVVATFGSGDEAYRAWQRRHFQVDLILTDIGLPGHLNGADLAEQIWRDRPDLPVIGMSARSELVEVFERAERRGAFLAKPFSPTALQATVARVMANDRDRKNR, from the coding sequence GTGAGTGAGGATTTGCAGGCGCTGAAGTTGCGGGCCTTGGATGCGGCGGAGAACGCGATCATGATCACGGACTGCGACGGGATCATCCTTTGGGTGAATCCGGCGTGGGAGCGGTTGACCGGCTACCCTGCGGCTGAGGCGGTGGGGCAGACGCCGCGGATTCTCAAATCGGGTGTGCAGGATGCGGCTTTTTACGAGGGATTCTGGCGGACGGTGCTGGCCGGTAAATCGGTGAAGGGCGAGGTGGTCAACCGGCGCAAGGATGGCAGTCACTACACCGAATTGGAGACCATCACGCCGGTGCTGGATAAGGCCGGGCGGGTGTCGCACTTCATCGCGGTGAAGCAGGACATCACCGAGTCGCGCCGGGTGGAGGAAAACCTGCGTCAGACGCAGAAACTCGAGGCTCTGGGCCACCTGGCGGGTGGCGTGGCGCACGATTTCAACAACCTGCTCACGGTGATCCGCGGGCAGGCGCAATTGGCGGCGCTGGAGCGAGGGGTGGGTGAAGCATTGCGGGGGAGTCTGGAGGAGATTGAGCGGGCGGCCGACCAGGCGGCGAGTCTTACGCGGCAGTTGCTGGTCTTCAGTCGGCGCCAGGCGTGGCAGCCTGCGGTGTTTGATGTGGCGCAGACCCTGCGGAGGGCGTCAAGACTGTGGACGCGTCTGGCTGGCGACCACATCCGTTGCGAACTGGATATCGAGCACGATCCAGTGGCGTGGCAGGTGAGGGGGGACGAGTCGATGATCGAGCAGGTGGTCATGAATCTGGTGGTCAATGCCCGGGATGCGATGCCGGCGGGAGGTTCGATCAATATCCGGGCACTTCGCCGCGAAGCGACGGGCGAGGAGGTGCGGGATGGCGTGGCGGTGGTTGGCTCCGCCGGCATGGTGGTGGAACTGGTCGTGGCGGATGCGGGCACCGGCATGCCGCCCGAGGTTTGCGAGCGAGTCTTTGAGCCCTTTTTCAGCACCAAGGGGCCGGGGAAAGGCACGGGTCTGGGATTGGCCACGGTGTATGCCGTGGTGCGTCGTCATGGTGGAGCGGTGCGCATCGCCAGCGAGGTCGGTCGTGGCACCGTGGTGACCGTGGTCCTGCCTCTGACGGAGGAAGCCATCCCGGAGTCGGTCGGGAGAGTCGCGGAGGGCACGACGGACCTCGGCGCGGTTTCGGTGTGGGTGGTGGAGGATGACCTGGCGGTGCGGCGCTTCGTGCGGGACACCCTGGTGCGGCAAGGCGCGGTGGTGGCGACGTTCGGCTCCGGCGACGAGGCCTACCGAGCCTGGCAGCGGCGTCACTTTCAGGTGGATTTGATTCTGACCGATATTGGTCTGCCGGGGCACCTCAACGGGGCCGATCTGGCGGAACAGATATGGCGGGATCGACCGGACCTACCCGTGATCGGAATGAGTGCCCGGTCGGAGCTGGTGGAGGTGTTTGAACGGGCGGAGCGGCGGGGGGCGTTCTTGGCCAAGCCTTTTTCGCCGACTGCCCTGCAGGCGACGGTCGCACGCGTCATGGCGAACGACCGGGATCGCAAGAATCGCTGA
- a CDS encoding nitronate monooxygenase, translating into MVSTSFLSPSSAWPTLIQGGMGIGVSDWKLARAVSRCGQLGVVSGTALASVLVRRLQAGDLTGDIRRALAACPLRAEAETVLHRYWCPEGRPDATPYAAAPMPRHDAGRFWTGLTALAAFVEVFLAKEGHDGVVGLNLLEKIQLPSLPTLFGAMLAGVDYVLMGAGIPRAIPGVLDRFARGEPAMLELYVEDDNPDRNAPPVELRLDPSDWVPGLPPLHRPRFLAIVSSHVLATSLARKASGRVDGFVVEGWTAGGHNAPPRGAPTNATTSEAPVYGPRDEVDLAALRAIDRPFWLAGSFASADRLASARAAGAQGVQLGTAFAFCTESGVTAELKTQVIALSRSGQLRVETAARVSPTGLPFKVLNVPGTLADPEQIVQRPRRCDLGYLRVAYRRPDGSLGYRCPAEPVDDYIAKGGDPADTVGRLCLCNGLLGTIGLGQRQPEDFTEPALITAGVDATELARFIPPGEANYTAADVIRQLGLPA; encoded by the coding sequence GTGGTTTCCACCTCCTTCCTCTCTCCCTCTTCCGCCTGGCCCACCCTGATTCAGGGCGGCATGGGCATCGGTGTTTCCGACTGGAAACTGGCGCGCGCGGTCTCGCGCTGCGGGCAACTGGGCGTCGTATCCGGCACGGCCTTGGCCAGCGTGCTCGTGCGTCGTCTTCAGGCTGGCGATCTCACCGGCGACATCCGCCGCGCCCTCGCCGCCTGCCCGCTGCGGGCGGAAGCCGAAACGGTGCTCCATCGTTATTGGTGCCCGGAGGGACGGCCCGACGCCACGCCCTACGCCGCCGCTCCCATGCCGCGTCACGATGCCGGCCGTTTCTGGACCGGTCTTACTGCGCTCGCGGCCTTTGTGGAGGTCTTCCTGGCCAAGGAAGGACACGACGGCGTGGTGGGACTCAACCTGTTGGAGAAAATTCAACTCCCCTCCCTGCCCACACTCTTTGGCGCCATGCTCGCCGGGGTTGACTACGTGCTGATGGGGGCCGGCATTCCCCGCGCCATTCCCGGAGTGCTCGATCGATTCGCGCGCGGTGAACCGGCCATGCTTGAACTCTACGTGGAGGACGACAACCCCGATCGGAACGCCCCCCCGGTCGAGCTGCGCTTGGACCCGTCAGATTGGGTGCCGGGACTACCGCCACTGCACCGGCCGCGCTTCCTCGCCATCGTTTCTTCCCATGTGCTCGCCACCTCGCTGGCCCGCAAGGCCAGCGGCCGGGTGGACGGCTTTGTCGTTGAAGGCTGGACCGCCGGCGGTCACAACGCGCCGCCCCGCGGCGCCCCGACCAACGCCACCACAAGCGAAGCTCCGGTCTACGGCCCCAGGGACGAGGTTGATCTCGCCGCCTTGCGCGCGATCGATCGTCCCTTCTGGCTGGCCGGGTCCTTTGCCAGCGCCGATCGACTGGCCTCCGCCCGAGCCGCCGGTGCCCAAGGAGTGCAACTCGGCACCGCCTTTGCCTTTTGCACCGAGTCCGGTGTCACGGCCGAGTTGAAGACGCAGGTCATTGCGCTGAGTCGATCCGGGCAACTGCGGGTCGAAACCGCCGCCCGCGTCTCCCCGACTGGTCTACCATTTAAAGTCCTGAATGTGCCCGGAACCCTCGCCGATCCCGAACAAATCGTGCAGCGCCCGCGTCGCTGCGACCTTGGCTACCTGCGCGTGGCCTACCGTCGCCCCGATGGCTCCCTGGGCTACCGCTGCCCCGCCGAACCCGTCGACGACTACATTGCCAAGGGCGGCGATCCGGCCGACACCGTCGGCCGGTTGTGCCTGTGCAACGGGCTGTTGGGCACGATCGGCCTAGGCCAACGTCAACCAGAAGACTTCACCGAACCCGCCCTGATCACCGCCGGAGTCGACGCCACCGAGCTGGCTCGTTTCATTCCGCCCGGTGAGGCGAACTACACTGCGGCAGACGTTATTCGCCAGCTGGGGCTGCCCGCTTGA
- a CDS encoding CopD family copper resistance protein, with amino-acid sequence MAYYYGLFVTVHLLCAITFAGAVFFEVLVIEPLEKKLPPGLGAQLAEAIPGHVRKFMPVIVGLLFLTGGAMYWIHYSTRPDFFSSRFGILLTIKMTLAFAVLGVFVTAIRASIKGTMDLCRFRYTHRIVAGLMLAIVLLAKGMFYL; translated from the coding sequence ATGGCTTACTACTACGGATTGTTTGTCACGGTTCACCTGCTCTGCGCGATCACCTTCGCGGGGGCGGTGTTTTTTGAGGTGCTGGTGATCGAACCGCTGGAGAAGAAGCTTCCGCCCGGATTGGGGGCGCAGCTCGCGGAGGCCATCCCGGGTCACGTGCGCAAGTTTATGCCGGTGATCGTGGGGCTGCTCTTCCTCACGGGAGGGGCCATGTATTGGATCCACTACTCAACGCGCCCGGACTTCTTTTCCAGCCGCTTTGGGATCCTGCTCACGATCAAGATGACCCTGGCTTTTGCGGTGCTCGGGGTGTTCGTGACGGCGATCCGCGCCTCCATCAAGGGCACCATGGACCTCTGCCGGTTTCGCTACACGCACCGCATCGTCGCCGGACTCATGCTGGCGATCGTGCTCCTGGCGAAGGGAATGTTTTATCTTTGA
- a CDS encoding cupin domain-containing protein, with protein MTDPTYLHVPDLLGCFEHQPDSIVSRTLHHDAHSKVVLFGFAAGQELSEHTATVPAVMHFVAGEAEVSLGTDRMSVKAGSWIRMPAKLPHAIVAKSPVTMLLTLFKSARGPAD; from the coding sequence ATGACTGATCCAACCTACCTCCACGTTCCCGATCTCCTGGGCTGCTTCGAGCATCAGCCCGATAGCATTGTCAGCCGCACGCTGCACCACGATGCACACAGCAAGGTCGTGCTGTTCGGCTTCGCGGCCGGCCAGGAACTGTCCGAACACACCGCGACCGTGCCGGCGGTGATGCACTTCGTGGCGGGTGAGGCCGAAGTCTCGCTCGGCACCGATCGGATGAGTGTCAAGGCCGGTTCCTGGATCCGCATGCCGGCAAAACTGCCCCACGCCATCGTGGCGAAGTCCCCGGTGACCATGCTGCTCACGCTGTTCAAGTCGGCCAGAGGGCCGGCGGATTGA
- a CDS encoding ArsR/SmtB family transcription factor: protein MAGPGIKRLLYAQFAQVAKTLASAPRLELLELLAQRERSVEELVGLTDLPVANVSQHLQHLRRSGLVANRRDGKHIHYRLADPAVVNLLGTLQELAERNHVETARTIDRYFKKRDALEPVSRTELLRRKKAGAVFVIDVRPVEEFAEGHIPGAMHVPLVELERRLAEFPRDQEIVAYCRGPYCVLAFEAVARLRRQGYQARRLQDGFPEWKLARLPVATTAVA from the coding sequence ATGGCTGGTCCCGGAATCAAACGTTTACTCTACGCGCAGTTCGCCCAGGTGGCTAAGACGCTGGCGAGTGCGCCGCGGCTGGAGCTGTTGGAGTTGCTGGCGCAGCGCGAGCGCAGCGTGGAGGAGTTGGTGGGGCTCACCGACCTGCCGGTGGCGAATGTCTCGCAGCACCTCCAGCACCTGCGGCGCAGCGGTCTGGTCGCCAACCGCCGCGACGGGAAACACATCCACTACCGTCTCGCCGATCCGGCGGTGGTGAACCTCTTGGGCACTTTGCAGGAACTCGCCGAACGCAACCACGTCGAGACGGCACGCACCATTGATCGCTATTTCAAAAAACGCGATGCGCTCGAGCCGGTGTCGCGGACGGAGCTGCTGCGGCGGAAGAAGGCCGGAGCGGTGTTCGTGATCGACGTGCGTCCGGTGGAAGAGTTTGCCGAGGGCCACATCCCCGGCGCGATGCATGTGCCGCTGGTCGAGCTGGAGCGCCGACTGGCTGAGTTTCCGCGCGACCAGGAGATCGTGGCCTACTGCCGCGGGCCGTATTGCGTGCTGGCCTTCGAGGCGGTGGCGCGACTACGCCGGCAGGGTTATCAGGCGCGGCGCCTGCAGGATGGTTTCCCCGAATGGAAACTGGCGCGTCTACCGGTCGCGACGACAGCGGTGGCGTGA
- a CDS encoding DsrE family protein has product MQLGIILSQTDPETVFNGLRLANFSRQQGDSVKVFLLGRGVELDHINDPRFDARAQATALLAAGGEILACGTCLKLRNAVGSELCPVSTMQDLYTLVRDSDRVVTL; this is encoded by the coding sequence ATGCAACTCGGCATCATCCTTTCCCAAACCGATCCTGAGACCGTCTTCAACGGGCTACGTTTGGCCAACTTCAGTCGACAGCAGGGCGATTCCGTAAAGGTTTTCCTGCTCGGTCGGGGCGTGGAACTCGATCACATCAATGATCCCCGCTTCGATGCCCGTGCGCAGGCGACGGCCCTGCTGGCGGCGGGCGGAGAGATCCTCGCCTGCGGCACCTGCCTGAAGCTGCGGAACGCGGTGGGCTCCGAACTTTGCCCGGTCTCGACCATGCAGGATCTCTATACGCTCGTGCGCGACTCGGATCGGGTCGTCACGCTTTGA
- a CDS encoding class I SAM-dependent methyltransferase yields the protein MKLRESGMPPQNYWETLLDVPGILDAFGFGPSTGDLVELGCGYGTFTLPLAQRVSGTVFACDVEPEMVAHTVQRAAAAGLDNVRVDVRDVILEGFGRPAESCDAALLFNILHAEDSVGLLRAAAAVVRPGGQVAVIHWRSDVVTPRGPSLEIRPRPEQVVTWAAEAGLASVRAPFLLPPWHYGVALGK from the coding sequence ATGAAGCTACGCGAGAGCGGCATGCCGCCGCAGAACTATTGGGAAACGCTGTTGGATGTGCCGGGCATTCTTGACGCCTTCGGTTTCGGGCCGTCCACGGGCGATTTGGTCGAGCTGGGCTGCGGCTACGGCACCTTTACGTTGCCGTTGGCGCAGCGCGTCAGCGGCACCGTGTTTGCCTGTGACGTTGAACCGGAGATGGTGGCGCACACGGTGCAACGCGCCGCGGCGGCCGGCCTCGATAACGTGAGGGTCGACGTGCGCGACGTGATACTGGAGGGCTTCGGGCGTCCGGCGGAGTCGTGCGATGCGGCGCTGTTGTTCAACATCCTGCATGCGGAGGATTCGGTCGGCCTCCTCCGCGCGGCGGCCGCCGTGGTGCGGCCGGGTGGGCAGGTGGCGGTCATTCACTGGCGCAGCGACGTGGTCACGCCGCGAGGGCCCTCGCTGGAGATTCGACCGCGTCCCGAGCAGGTGGTGACGTGGGCGGCGGAGGCCGGCCTCGCGTCGGTGCGCGCGCCGTTCTTATTGCCGCCTTGGCACTACGGGGTCGCGCTCGGCAAGTAG
- a CDS encoding putative zinc-binding protein, with protein MSHTTTPAIADAEKPLIYSCSGCSSAAQLANHLALRLDRAGVAEMSCIVGLGGDVKPLVRTAKDAAATGRPIVMIDGCPLQCGRHTLARHGVTPALHWDLSRLAVAKSKHVDFAPADAARLEPALRDAVRLLAERDPVVPRRQ; from the coding sequence ATGTCCCACACCACCACGCCCGCCATCGCTGACGCGGAAAAGCCGCTCATCTACTCCTGCTCGGGCTGCTCCAGCGCCGCGCAGCTCGCCAACCACCTCGCCCTGCGCCTCGATCGCGCCGGCGTGGCCGAGATGTCCTGCATCGTCGGGCTCGGCGGCGATGTCAAACCCCTCGTCCGCACCGCGAAAGACGCCGCCGCCACGGGCCGCCCCATTGTCATGATCGATGGCTGCCCCCTGCAGTGCGGCCGACATACCCTCGCCCGCCACGGCGTCACGCCTGCCCTGCACTGGGACCTCAGCCGCCTCGCCGTCGCCAAGAGCAAACATGTCGACTTCGCCCCCGCCGACGCCGCCCGACTCGAACCGGCCTTGCGCGACGCCGTCCGCCTACTTGCCGAGCGCGACCCCGTAGTGCCAAGGCGGCAATAA